A section of the Solea solea chromosome 17, fSolSol10.1, whole genome shotgun sequence genome encodes:
- the LOC131444191 gene encoding uncharacterized protein LOC131444191, with translation MDRSLPERNTGFSPLPLLLLPGPRQDTHTLGDYMDWCSWLAVSTFLLWIFCFIDGNAVLELRLLFHALTKAACHLYLAMLPLRRAAAHFTDSVRYLISHAQQPSTPHGHPHGQPSPDKRAMLHALEGMCVVCETVPNLTGAALSLGAAFCHALQGYFYIVAETLRTIQVNLFSQMNGEREKWDRERHRVRESEKKLSSKVLEYISVFCQDPVSALRIKVDAPPVYR, from the exons ATGGACAGGTCTTTGCCAGAACGTAACACAGGGTTTTCACCGCTGCCTCTCTTGTTGTTGCCTGGTCCAcgacaggacacacacacactgggagactACATGGATTGGTGTAGTTGGTTGGCAGTGAGTACTTTCCTGCTCTGGATTTTCTGCTTTATAGACG GCAACGCCGTGCTTGAGCTGCGGCTGCTCTTCCATGCTCTGACTAAAGCTGCTTGTCACCTGTACCTGGCTATGCTGCCACTGCGCCGCGCCGCCGCCCACTTCACCGACAGCGTGAGGTACCTGATCAGCCATGCCCAGCAACCAAGCACTCCCCACGGCCACCCCCACGGTCAGCCGTCTCCGGACAAGAGAGCCATGCTGCACGCGCTGGAGGGCATGTGTGTCGTGTGCGAGACGGTGCCCAACCTGACGGGCGCCGCGCTGAGTTTAGGCGCCGCCTTTTGTCACGCGCTGCAGGGATATTTCTACATAGTTGCAGAGACCCTGCGTACCATCCAGGTCAACCTCTTCTCCCAGATGAACGGCGAGAGGGAGAAATGGGACCGAGAGCGacacagagtcagagagagcgagaaaaaGCTCAGCTCCAAAGTGTTGGAATACATCTCTGTGTTTTGCCAAGACCCAGTCAGCGCTTTACGCATCAAGGTCGACGCGCCGCCAGTGTACAGATAA
- the gnpat2 gene encoding dihydroxyacetone phosphate acyltransferase, with protein MTHTYRGSGRAGLYQDEEFVDILEERRRTSDLGHALRSFKPLPYLGAPPCSVAELNQAVLDSHFLRHVAREVAMETGSSVEEVREEACGILEEMSQNLQLGFIRLMGYTLTKVLKRLFTSVFVNMEGLSTLQQAMQQTRVILMPNHRSYVDFLIISYIMFTYDLPLPVIAAGIPLAGMKVIGEILRRSGAFFIRRAIGSDKLYWAVLSEYVKTIVRNEFAPMEFYVEGLRSRTLKSVTPKLGMMHMVLEPYFKSEVFDITLVPVSISYDRVLEESLLAHELLGVPKPKESTAGLLKASKLLQDNYGSMHVNFGQPVSVRQLCEGKINRCQYNLIPRDLPQKPTPEAQACVSWLAHLMVRIQEEGSVISPWSLMACLLLQAPVAVLTEDGLPWQQLTERTLWLKRLALDFGGHLKWPGQVSDSDVMSSSAAIHRSVVHQKAGRVYLVQEEEPERRRAVSAEESVMRTGTSVLMLASYRNQSLHVFVRPALLAMALDVTNSTHKDELFAFFSFLQDLFSSEFIFIPGKLSEDFEEACSLLKKCGAVHIDQQEVTLSDMGRETLSFLKALIQPFIDSYQMMFRYFCEQGAQVITEKQFLPAVRTLATKLLLSGELPTYEALSSDTQKNVLSALQRLEAVTKMRSMQREYKVNKAAVRRIADILSGKIPVQMLRTPPDARL; from the exons ATGACGCACACG TACAGAGGTTCAGGCAGAGCAGGCCTGTATCAGGATGAGGAGTTTGTGGACATATTGGAGGAGCGGAGGCGCACCAGTGACCTTGGCCATGCCCTCAGGAGCTTTAAGCCCCTCCCCTACCTAGGAGCTCCGCCCTGCTCTGTGGCTGAACTCAACCAAGCAGTGCTGGACTCCCACTTTCTACGCCATGTGGCCAGAGAG GTCGCCATGGAGACAGGGTCGTCTGTGGAGGAGGTGAGAGAGGAGGCTTGTGGGATTTTGGAGGAAATGTCTCAAAATTTGCAGCTGGGGTTCATCAGGCTGATGGGCTACACCCTCACCAAGGTGTTAAAGAGACTCTTCACCAGCGTCTTCGTCAACATGGAGGGCCTCAGCACG ctACAACAGGCCATGCAGCAGACTCGTGTCATCCTGATGCCCAATCACAGGAGCTACGTGGACTTCCTCATTATCTCCTACATCATGTTCACCTACGACCTCCCTTTACCTGTTATTGCCGCAGGAATTC CTCTCGCAGGGATGAAGGTGATCGGGGAGATACTGCGTCGCTCTGGAGCGTTCTTCATCCGACGTGCCATCGGCTCTGACAAACTGTACTGGGCAGTGCTTTCAGAATACGTGAAAACCATTGTCAGG aaCGAATTCGCTCCCATGGAGTTTTATGTGGAGGGTTTGAGGAGTCGCACGCTGAAGTCTGTGACGCCAAAGTTGG GGATGATGCACATGGTGCTGGAGCCCTACTTTAAAAGTGAGGTCTTTGACATCACACTGGTTCCGGTTAGCATCAGCTACGACCGAGTGCTGGAGGAGTCGCTGCTTGCCCATGAGTTACTGGGCGTCCCCAAGCCTAAAGAAAGCACCGCG GGTCTGCTGAAGGCCAGCAAACTGCTTCAGGACAACTATGGTTCCATGCATGTGAACTTTGGCCAGCCTGTGTCAGTCAGACAGCTATGTGAGGGCAAGATAAACCGCTGCCAGTACAACCTCATCCCCAG AGATCTCCCTCAAAAGCCCACTCCAGAGGCTCAGGCTTGTGTGAGTTGGCTCGCTCATCTCATGGTGCGGATCCAAGAAGAGGGCTCTGTGATCAGCCCGTGGTCTCTGATGGCGTGCCTGTTGCTCCAGGCTCCCGTTGCGGTCTTGACAGAGGATgggctgccatggcaacagctcACAGAGAGAACGCTCTGGCTTAAGAGGCTGGCGCTGGACTTTGGGGGACATTTGAAGTGGCCTG GACAAGTCTCTGACTCAGACGTGATGTCATCCAGCGCGGCCATCCATCGCTCCGTCGTTCATCAGAAAGCCGGACGTGTCTACCTGGTTCAGGAAGAAGAGCCGGAGAGGAGACGTGCAGTCAGCGCAGAGGAATCTGTGATGAGGACAGGGACATCAGTGCTGATGTTGGCCTCGTACAGGAACCAGtctcttcatgtttttgtgcGTCCTGCTCTGCTCGCCATGGCCTTGGACGTCACAAATAGCACACACAAAG ACGAGCTCTTcgccttcttctccttcctacAAGACCTCTTCTCCTCcgagttcatcttcatccctgGCAAATTGTCTGAG GACTTTGAGGAGGCGTGCTCTCTCTTGAAGAAATGTGGTGCGGTCCACATCGaccaacaggaagtgaccctTTCCGATATGGGACGCGAGACGCTGTCCTTTCTGAAGGCTCTAATACAACCCTTCATAGACTCCTATCAG ATGATGTTCAGGTACTTTTGTGAACAAGGAGCTCAGGTGATCACAGAGAAACAGTTCCTACCTGCTGTGAGAACTCTGGCTACAAAGCTCCTTCTCTCAG GTGAGCTTCCCACCTATGAAGCCCTTTCATCGGACACGCAGAAGAACGTTTTGTCGGCTCTGCAGAGACTGGAGGCTGTGACAAAGATGAG GTCCATGCAGCGTGAGTACAAAGTGAACAAAGCTGCTGTGAGAAGAATTGCTGATATACTTT CTGGGAAAATCCCTGTCCAGATGCTTCGGACTCCACCTGATGCCAGACTTTAG